AAATGATCGAGTCTGACGGAAGAATCCTCGGCACGAATCGTAATTTGCAAAGACTCAGACTCAGATTCTTCCGGTTCCAAGATTTGAGAAGGCGCGATTAAAATCGGATTCAGGACGCCTGTTCCTTGGAATCGATATAACTCTGAATCATCGATTCTTCTTTTTCATTCAGGTTGAAGAATTCGCAACCGATACGAAACATCTTATCCGTGTTGTTGATGTTTCGGATCACGGCTCGAAAGGTTCCTTTGCTTTCGGACGAAAGATTCAGATCGAAAAGAATCGTTTCACCGACGGTAAAACTTCTTGAGAAGAAGATGGACTGAGGATGAAAAAAACCGAGACCTTGCAGTGAAACGTTATCCACCGTACATTTCTCTTTGGATTCCTGAAAGAAACCGGAAGCGATGACGTCCTTGGAAACCGCGCTCGCTGAAATATTGGCCGCGTTGAAATCGTTCGTATTCAATTCATTTTCGGAAAGAATCTGAACGTAACCGAGCGGAGTATAACCTTTGTAACGAATCATGATCGATACTTCAGAGGTGATACCGGATTCTAATTTATGGACCGTAAGCAATTTTTGATATTCCGGAAACGGAAGAAACTGAAAACCTCCGCTCCCATCCCCTTTTGAATAACGATCCAAAACATAAATCGACTGATCGAAGTTATACATCAATCGCAGACGATTGTCCATTCGATCGGAAAAGAATATTGTGGAATTCGGATATTTTTCCCTGAGAAGTTTCGCGTGTTTTTTTACGATCTCGTCGATCTTTTTATCAGCAAATGCTAATGTCTTTCTAAGATTCCCCTGATTGATAATGTTTGTAAGCATCGTCTGAGATCCGGAAGACGCATCGACACGGATTCGTTCTTCCGTTCTTTGAGCGATCGTGACTTGAATCGAAGTCGCAAGCAACAACTCGACTCCGTTGGAAGGATTGTGCATTTCGACGGCAAAGTTCGCCGCAAAACGATGATTGTTATGAATCAGATATAACTTTCGATTCGGCTCCGGAGTTGTTCCGGCGGGAAGCGTCACCACGAGACGGATTGCGTCCTTAAGTCCGACAACTCTTACGGGAAGAGGACGATTCCCCACAACGATCGCAACGGGAAGTCTCGTAAAAAGAGACTGTAGAATTTTGTGAATCCCTTCCGGGTCGTTGATGAGTTTATCCATGATTCTATTGTTACTATATAAAATCCATTTTAGTATCGGATTCTATAAACTGACGATCGTAAGTTTGAATATTCAATCTGAAAAGTCGAGTTAGTAAAACGATTTTCTCATCAGGGGCCGGAATTTTCTTCGTCAATTTTTTTCCGAAAAAGGAGATCCATCCCAATTCCTTTTAAATTTTCCACTCCGGTAACATTCATGGATTGTAATAAATTTTCAGTATATTGAGAAATCAGAAAACGAATTCCAGCGACTCCACCGCCCACGGCAAAGATCGCCATCGGCCTTCCCACGAGGACCGTATCGGCTCCGAGTGCGAGCATCTTAAAGATGTCCATTCCACTTCGAACGCCTCCGTCAACCGCGATCGGAAACGATTCTCCAACCGCTTTTCGAATTCCAGAAAGAACCCTCGCGGTCCCGGGCATATCGTCGAGAACTCTTCCTCCGTGATTGGAAACAACAATACAATCAGCGCCCGCATCGATCGCGAGTTGAGCGTCTTCGGGTGTCATCACTCCCTTTACGATAAACGGAAGTTTGGTGAGAGAGCGGATCTTTGCGAGCTTGGATGCGTTTCTCGTCACCGAGGAAATGTTTTTCATGGTCATCGTTTTGAAATTGACCGCGTCCACGTCCATCCCGATCGCAAAAAGCCCGGCGTTTTCCGATTCTTGAAAACGTTCTTTTAAAAGACCTTCATCCTCTCTCGGCTTACAGATAAGAATCGCTTCCGCCTTTGTTTTACGAATCGCTTCGAGCATGATCAGATATTTATCCGGACTCGCGCCGTCGCCTAACCACGCTAAGGTGCCTGCGGATTGACAACCTTCCAGAAGAGTCGCGGCGAACGTAAACTCGTCCATAGCTCCGTTCATGTTTGTGACGGCTCCGGTCATAGGCGCCGCCATCATCGGAGTTTTTAATTTTTTGCCTAAGAATGTCGTATCAACGTTCGCATTTGTATGTTCCCGAATATAACGGGGAAGAATGGAATATTCCTGAAGCGCGGCGACGTTGTCTTGGAACGTAAGCATTCTTCCCAAACCGCCCATACCGGGAACTCCCGAAGCGCAATCGGTTCCGTCGCAGACCTTACAGACCCAACAGACTTCTTTTCCAAAACGAATTCTTGCGTTTTGTTGGATTTCTTTTTCGGAGATAGAATAGAGTTCGTCGCAGGTAAAACGAATCGTGTTTTTGACTTTTTCAAAAATCGATTCCGCGTTTTGTAGAGTGTCCGCGCTGATGATGACGTGTCCCGTCTTTTCGATGTTATTCGTTGGTTCTTGGATGATGTCTCCGATCTTATTCATAAAGAAGAGATCGTTGACTCCTTCGATTTTGCGCGCGTCTTCGAGTCCGTCAATGGCGAGTAACTTTCCTCTCGGAGCCAAAAGACAACGTTCGATGGAAACTCTCTCGACCGTAGGCGTGAGATTGTCCGGCTCTTCTCCGAGCGCAATGAGAATGGCCGCACGATTTAAGTTGATCCCCGAAGAAAGAGGAAACGTAAACGCGGACATAAAACCGCCCGAAAGTCTTGCTGCGATTTCTCCGACCTTGACACCGTCCGGAGTCACCTTGATGTCTCCTTTGCCGGCGCCTAAGTTGATCCCAAGAGCCTTCATACTTCGAAACATCACGTCTTCCACTTCTTTCAAAACGGAAGGACTCAAAGCGGAAGGCATGTTGTGTCCCATCTCGATAAAAAAAGGTTCCCTTTCGATGATTCGATCGGCGATTCCCGTAATCACGAAATTTCCGTTCCATGTTAAGGCGTCTACGGAGACTTCCGGGCCGGGCATATATTCTTCGAGAATCATTTCCCCTGTGGGAGAATATTTTTTTGCGTGTTTGAAGGCGGCTTGTAATTCTTCTCTGTTCTCGACTTTGATCACTCCCCTGGCGCCCATATTGTCAGCGGGTTTCATCACAAGAGGAAATTTCAAAAATTCTAATGCTTCTCTCGTATCGGCGAGGCTCCAGACGGGAGCGAAACCGGGAAGTGGAATGCCCGCTTTTTTCAAACGCTCACGCATCTTGACCTTGTTGGAAGCGGCTTCCGCGTCCACATAACGAATGCCGGGAAGATCAAGTGCGTTTGCGACGGCCGCCACCGTCATACTCGCGTCGGTTCCTGCGGTGATGACTCCGTCGATCTTGATCTTGGTCGCGAGTTTTTTGGATTCTCGCACCATACCTTCGATGTCCTTCGTGCTCATCACCATCGGAATATCGCAGATCTTCATTCCCGGAGCGTCTCCGTTCATGTCGGCGACTACGGTCGTGAGTTTCATCATTCTCGCGGTTTGGATGATAGGAACCTGAAGAAGTCCCCCACCCACGATCATTATGGTTTTCCCGGTGATTTTGTGATTCACTGACAAAAAAGAAAGTCCTAGTTAGTTCTGAAGAGCCACGGCCGGGATCGTTTCTCGGATTTGCATTTCGATACTTCCCTTCCTGATGATCCCGCCTAACAAAAGATAGTCGGAATCGACCGGATAGAATACCGCGGATTGTCCGGGGGTAACACCTCTTACGTCTTCGAGAGGTTCGACTACAAGATCGTCCTTTCGTTTTGTGATCGTACAACGGATCGGCGAATGTCTATAACGGACTTGCACGCGGCATTCCAAGGATTCCCCTTCCGAAAGAGGAGCCAAACCTTGGTAGTTATAATCGATTACGGAGAAGGAGCCCGTGTAGGTTTCATTCTCTTCTCCTAATATTACGGATCCATCATCTTCGATCGCGATGACATACAACGGATTTTTCCATGCGATCCCGAGTCCCTTTCGCTGACCGATCGTAAAGTTCTCTCTTCCCTTGTGTTTGCCGATGATCCTTCCGTCTCTGAGTTTGAAAAAACCGGGAGTAAATTCCACTTTTTTCTTTTCTAAGAATTTTCTATAATCGTTCTCGGGGATAAAACAGATTTCTTGCGACTCCGCTTTCTCAGCGACGGGAAGTCCCATTCTTCTTGCGATTTCTCTGACTTCGGGTTTTGTCATTTCACCCAAAGGAAAGATTACGTTTTTGAGATTCTCCTGAGAGAGTCCGTATAAATAATAAGCCTGATTTTTACCCATGTCGAGACCGTTTGCGATCGCGTAACGATCTCCGTTCTGTGCGATCCGAGCGTAGTGGCCCGTCGCGATCTTGTCGATTCCAAGGGCCTTTGCTTTTTCAAAGAGCGCGCCGAACTTGACGAAGGTATTACATTCCACACAAGGGTTCGGAGTTTTTCCGTGTTGATAGTCGTCTATAAAACGATCGATGACTTTCTCTTGAAAGACCTTTTCCATCTTCACGACGTAGAATGGAATTTTGAGCGAAAGACCTACGTCTCTCGCGTCCCGGATGTCTTCGG
This is a stretch of genomic DNA from Leptospira tipperaryensis. It encodes these proteins:
- a CDS encoding PilZ domain-containing protein, which encodes MDKLINDPEGIHKILQSLFTRLPVAIVVGNRPLPVRVVGLKDAIRLVVTLPAGTTPEPNRKLYLIHNNHRFAANFAVEMHNPSNGVELLLATSIQVTIAQRTEERIRVDASSGSQTMLTNIINQGNLRKTLAFADKKIDEIVKKHAKLLREKYPNSTIFFSDRMDNRLRLMYNFDQSIYVLDRYSKGDGSGGFQFLPFPEYQKLLTVHKLESGITSEVSIMIRYKGYTPLGYVQILSENELNTNDFNAANISASAVSKDVIASGFFQESKEKCTVDNVSLQGLGFFHPQSIFFSRSFTVGETILFDLNLSSESKGTFRAVIRNINNTDKMFRIGCEFFNLNEKEESMIQSYIDSKEQAS
- a CDS encoding alpha-hydroxy-acid oxidizing protein; the encoded protein is MSVNHKITGKTIMIVGGGLLQVPIIQTARMMKLTTVVADMNGDAPGMKICDIPMVMSTKDIEGMVRESKKLATKIKIDGVITAGTDASMTVAAVANALDLPGIRYVDAEAASNKVKMRERLKKAGIPLPGFAPVWSLADTREALEFLKFPLVMKPADNMGARGVIKVENREELQAAFKHAKKYSPTGEMILEEYMPGPEVSVDALTWNGNFVITGIADRIIEREPFFIEMGHNMPSALSPSVLKEVEDVMFRSMKALGINLGAGKGDIKVTPDGVKVGEIAARLSGGFMSAFTFPLSSGINLNRAAILIALGEEPDNLTPTVERVSIERCLLAPRGKLLAIDGLEDARKIEGVNDLFFMNKIGDIIQEPTNNIEKTGHVIISADTLQNAESIFEKVKNTIRFTCDELYSISEKEIQQNARIRFGKEVCWVCKVCDGTDCASGVPGMGGLGRMLTFQDNVAALQEYSILPRYIREHTNANVDTTFLGKKLKTPMMAAPMTGAVTNMNGAMDEFTFAATLLEGCQSAGTLAWLGDGASPDKYLIMLEAIRKTKAEAILICKPREDEGLLKERFQESENAGLFAIGMDVDAVNFKTMTMKNISSVTRNASKLAKIRSLTKLPFIVKGVMTPEDAQLAIDAGADCIVVSNHGGRVLDDMPGTARVLSGIRKAVGESFPIAVDGGVRSGMDIFKMLALGADTVLVGRPMAIFAVGGGVAGIRFLISQYTENLLQSMNVTGVENLKGIGMDLLFRKKIDEENSGP
- the mnmA gene encoding tRNA 2-thiouridine(34) synthase MnmA, which codes for MSKGKIIVAMSGGVDSAVTAGLLMEEGYEVIGVNLRTWEYEAPACDTTKKSCCSPEDIRDARDVGLSLKIPFYVVKMEKVFQEKVIDRFIDDYQHGKTPNPCVECNTFVKFGALFEKAKALGIDKIATGHYARIAQNGDRYAIANGLDMGKNQAYYLYGLSQENLKNVIFPLGEMTKPEVREIARRMGLPVAEKAESQEICFIPENDYRKFLEKKKVEFTPGFFKLRDGRIIGKHKGRENFTIGQRKGLGIAWKNPLYVIAIEDDGSVILGEENETYTGSFSVIDYNYQGLAPLSEGESLECRVQVRYRHSPIRCTITKRKDDLVVEPLEDVRGVTPGQSAVFYPVDSDYLLLGGIIRKGSIEMQIRETIPAVALQN